The following proteins are co-located in the Manihot esculenta cultivar AM560-2 chromosome 7, M.esculenta_v8, whole genome shotgun sequence genome:
- the LOC110618442 gene encoding uncharacterized protein LOC110618442 isoform X2, translating into MASSKVTLKLLIDSKNRKVIFAEAGKDCVDFLLYLLALPLGSVIRLLTEQNMVGCLGNLYKSFNELGESYVRTIQIKESILKPTVSISAAEVPLLLSSDELPSRLYRCPHCKHIAAKEPNVSCTSCTAARNGAVLEKGFVKGVITYMVMDNLEVSPMSSISSIAILNKFKIQDLSVLEERVVDLGFEASQGIFAI; encoded by the exons ATGGCATCCAGCAAGGTTACGTTGAAGCTTCTTATAGACAGCAAGAACCGCAAGGTTATTTTTGCAGAAGCTGGAAAAGATTGTGTTGATTTCCTTCTGTATCTCCTCGCTCTCCCTTTAGGGTCTGTCATTAGGCTCTTGACAGAGCAAAACATGGTGGGTTGCCTAGGGAATCTGTATAAGAGCTTTAATGAACTCGGTGAATCTTACGTAAGAACAATTCAGATCAAAGAATCCATTTTGAAGCCAACAGTTTCCATCTCCGCCGCTGAAGTGCCCCTCTTATTGTCCAGTGATGAACTCCCTTCGAGACTATACAGATGCCCACATTGTAAACACATCGCGGCTAAAGAGCCAAATGTGTCTTGTACTAGTTGCACTGCTGCACGGAATGGAGCCGTGCTGGAGAAAGGTTTTGTGAAGGGTGTGATCACTTACATGGTGATGGACAATTTGGAGGTGAGCCCTATGTCTTCAATATCAAGTATTGCAATACTGaacaaattcaagattcaggaTTTAAGTGTGCTTGAAGAAAGGGTGGTCGATTTAG GCTTTGAAGCTTCTCAAGGAATCTTTGCAATCTAA
- the LOC110618442 gene encoding uncharacterized protein LOC110618442 isoform X1 — MASSKVTLKLLIDSKNRKVIFAEAGKDCVDFLLYLLALPLGSVIRLLTEQNMVGCLGNLYKSFNELGESYVRTIQIKESILKPTVSISAAEVPLLLSSDELPSRLYRCPHCKHIAAKEPNVSCTSCTAARNGAVLEKGFVKGVITYMVMDNLEVSPMSSISSIAILNKFKIQDLSVLEERVVDLGMNEALKLLKESLQSKTVLTRVFLGRP; from the exons ATGGCATCCAGCAAGGTTACGTTGAAGCTTCTTATAGACAGCAAGAACCGCAAGGTTATTTTTGCAGAAGCTGGAAAAGATTGTGTTGATTTCCTTCTGTATCTCCTCGCTCTCCCTTTAGGGTCTGTCATTAGGCTCTTGACAGAGCAAAACATGGTGGGTTGCCTAGGGAATCTGTATAAGAGCTTTAATGAACTCGGTGAATCTTACGTAAGAACAATTCAGATCAAAGAATCCATTTTGAAGCCAACAGTTTCCATCTCCGCCGCTGAAGTGCCCCTCTTATTGTCCAGTGATGAACTCCCTTCGAGACTATACAGATGCCCACATTGTAAACACATCGCGGCTAAAGAGCCAAATGTGTCTTGTACTAGTTGCACTGCTGCACGGAATGGAGCCGTGCTGGAGAAAGGTTTTGTGAAGGGTGTGATCACTTACATGGTGATGGACAATTTGGAGGTGAGCCCTATGTCTTCAATATCAAGTATTGCAATACTGaacaaattcaagattcaggaTTTAAGTGTGCTTGAAGAAAGGGTGGTCGATTTAGGTATGAATGAG GCTTTGAAGCTTCTCAAGGAATCTTTGCAATCTAAAACAGTTCTTACAAGGGTCTTCCTTGGAAGGCCATGA
- the LOC110618444 gene encoding uncharacterized protein LOC110618444 produces the protein MATSKVSLKLLIDNKNQKVILAEADKDFVNFLLYLLALPLGTVIRLLTEQDMLGCLGNLYKSVDVLGESYLRTTQIKDSILKPLVSISATEVPLLLPITELPSILYRCPCCKQIAAKHPNMACPNCIDDEDDEEDLASKDKGFVKDVVTYMVMDNLEVSPMSSISSIALLNKFNIQDLSVLEEKVVDLGTKEALKILKESLQSNTVLTRVFLGTMNA, from the exons ATGGCGACATCCAAGGTCAGCTTGAAGCTTCTCATAGATAACAAGAACCAGAAGGTTATTTTGGCAGAAGCTGACAAGGATTTTGTGAACTTCCTTCTATATCTCCTCGCTCTCCCTTTAGGAACTGTCATTAGGCTCTTGACAGAACAAGACATGCTGGGTTGCCTAGGGAATCTGTATAAGAGCGTCGACGTACTTGGTGAATCTTACTTACGAACAACCCAAATTAAAGATTCCATTTTGAAGCCATTAGTTTCCATCTCCGCCACTGAAGTACCTCTCTTATTGCCCATTACTGAACTCCCTTCGATACTATATAGATGCCCATGTTGTAAGCAAATAGCAGCTAAACACCCAAACATGGCTTGTCCTAATTGCATtgatgatgaagatgatgaagaGGACTTGGCTTCTAAAGACAAGGGTTTTGTGAAGGATGTGGTGACTTACATGGTGATGGACAATTTGGAGGTGAGCCCTATGTCTTCCATATCAAGTATTGCATTACTGAACAAGTTCAACATCCAGGATTTAAGTGTACTTGAAGAAAAGGTGGTTGATTTAGGTACGAAAGAG GCATTGAAGATTCTCAAGGAATCTTTGCAGTCTAATACAGTTCTTACAAGGGTCTTCCTTGGAACCATGAATGCATAA